Proteins encoded in a region of the Haloarcula sp. CBA1129 genome:
- a CDS encoding lasso peptide biosynthesis B2 protein, whose translation MRARLREFRALSRAQKLLLCEAVVLMATSKVLLAVAGLEDAERYVGTISQALPCHRQSGSPESVRWAVLTAGSRLPGTYDCLDRALAGSTLLVANDLPHCLRFGVDTQSDTFEAHAWIESNGDVLIGDVADFERFRTLTEREERG comes from the coding sequence ATGCGAGCTCGACTCCGTGAGTTCAGGGCGTTGTCACGGGCGCAGAAACTGTTGCTCTGTGAAGCAGTGGTACTGATGGCTACGAGCAAAGTACTGCTTGCAGTCGCTGGGCTGGAGGACGCAGAGCGATATGTCGGCACAATTTCTCAGGCTCTCCCGTGTCATCGTCAGTCTGGGTCACCAGAGTCAGTACGCTGGGCAGTTCTGACAGCGGGATCGCGCCTTCCGGGCACCTACGATTGTCTCGACCGAGCACTCGCTGGTAGCACACTGCTGGTGGCCAACGATCTGCCACATTGTCTTCGCTTCGGCGTGGATACGCAATCCGATACCTTCGAGGCTCACGCTTGGATCGAGTCGAACGGTGATGTCCTTATTGGGGATGTCGCCGACTTTGAACGGTTTCGAACACTCACGGAACGAGAAGAACGTGGGTAA
- a CDS encoding PqqD family peptide modification chaperone, producing MSIADICMVAIDSGSAVVATDDCVTTTIDGEVVLLNNKTGRYQGLLGAGPDIWDRIQEPTEPADIVSALVEEYDVDSDRAATDVKRFLDTLAAEQLIKVDASSTP from the coding sequence GTGAGTATCGCCGATATCTGCATGGTAGCGATAGATTCCGGATCGGCTGTCGTCGCAACTGACGACTGTGTCACAACGACAATCGACGGCGAGGTCGTGCTGCTCAACAACAAGACGGGACGGTACCAAGGATTGTTGGGGGCCGGCCCGGATATCTGGGACCGGATTCAGGAACCGACGGAGCCAGCCGACATCGTCTCGGCGCTGGTCGAAGAGTACGATGTCGACAGCGACCGAGCGGCGACTGACGTGAAGCGATTTCTGGACACGCTTGCCGCGGAGCAACTCATCAAGGTTGATGCGAGCTCGACTCCGTGA